DNA sequence from the Clostridia bacterium genome:
GCACGAAAGGTAGGTAAAACCGTGAACTTAATAGTAACAGGAGGATGTGGATTTATTGGCTCACATTTGGTAGACAGGCTTCTTTCGGAGGGGCACTCTGTAACAGTAATTGATAATTTGAGTACAGGCAGGCCGGAAAATCTGCAGCACCAAAAGAACAATCCGAACCTAAAAATTATTATTGAAGATATAACAGATTTTAAAGCAGTAACACAATATTTTGAACAAACAGACTGGGTTTTCCACCTGGCAGCTTTGGCAGATATAGTGCCATCAATACAGATGCCTGAGCAATATTTCAGGTCAAATGTAGACGGTACCTTTTCTGTATTGCAGGCCGCAAAAGAAGCAGGAGTCAAAAGGTTCATATACGCTGCATCTTCATCATGCTACGGAATTCCAGATATTTATCCGACACCGGAGACTGCAGAAATAAGGCCACAATATCCATATGCCCTTACAAAGAATCTTGGTGAGCAGCTTGTGATACACTGGGGACAGGTCTATAAACTGCCTGTTGTGTCATTAAGATTTTTTAATGTATACGGTCCAAGATCAAGAACTTCGGGGACATATGGTGCAGTACTTGGGGTGTTTCTTGCCCAAAAGCTTGCAGGAAAGCCTTTCACAATAGTTGGTGACGGTAA
Encoded proteins:
- a CDS encoding SDR family oxidoreductase — protein: MNLIVTGGCGFIGSHLVDRLLSEGHSVTVIDNLSTGRPENLQHQKNNPNLKIIIEDITDFKAVTQYFEQTDWVFHLAALADIVPSIQMPEQYFRSNVDGTFSVLQAAKEAGVKRFIYAASSSCYGIPDIYPTPETAEIRPQYPYALTKNLGEQLVIHWGQVYKLPVVSLRFFNVYGPRSRTSGTYGAVLGVFLAQKLAGKPFTIVGDGNQTRDFTYVTDIADALVTAAKSDVTNQIFNVGSGGTYSINHLVELLEGEKSYIPKRPGEPDCTFADVTKIQNELGWKAKISFEEGVRKVLENIELWKKAPVWDAGSIGEATKDWFKYLGDKK